From one Burkholderia latens genomic stretch:
- a CDS encoding metal-dependent hydrolase, which translates to MKSAASATAADVMPVRRDLRFDLPVERAKDWHALGPHVTHFFNALSLLFPAGERFFMDSVRNYRDRIDDPVLKRQVLGFIGQEAMHTREHVEYNELMQANRLPARKLDKRVWTVLGFMKRKLPHSVQLAHTVAAEHYTAMLADWLLRDPTRLAGSVEGYRQMWVWHALEETEHKAVSYDVWNAVMKPGVRSYLVRIGVYLATTLTFWPTVFLIHVTLLSRDRDIRHRVRGMLRVLAFLYGPRRGLFPRIAGEWLSFFRPGFHPWDHDNRHHLARVDALVAAYGDHDGASAGRGRANPLAPLASGR; encoded by the coding sequence ATGAAGTCAGCCGCTTCCGCCACCGCAGCCGACGTGATGCCGGTGCGCCGCGATCTGCGCTTCGACTTGCCGGTCGAGCGCGCGAAGGACTGGCATGCGCTCGGCCCGCACGTGACTCACTTCTTCAATGCGTTGTCGCTGCTGTTCCCGGCCGGCGAGCGTTTTTTCATGGACTCGGTGCGCAACTATCGCGACCGGATCGACGATCCGGTGCTGAAGCGGCAGGTGCTCGGCTTCATTGGCCAGGAGGCGATGCATACGCGCGAGCACGTCGAATACAACGAACTGATGCAGGCGAACCGGCTGCCCGCGCGCAAGCTCGACAAACGCGTGTGGACGGTGCTCGGTTTCATGAAACGCAAGCTGCCGCATTCGGTGCAGCTCGCGCACACGGTCGCGGCCGAGCACTATACGGCGATGCTCGCCGACTGGCTCCTGCGCGACCCGACCCGTCTCGCCGGCTCGGTCGAAGGCTACAGGCAGATGTGGGTGTGGCACGCGCTCGAGGAAACGGAGCACAAGGCCGTGTCCTACGACGTGTGGAATGCCGTGATGAAGCCGGGCGTGCGCAGCTACCTGGTCCGGATCGGCGTGTACCTGGCAACGACGCTGACGTTCTGGCCGACCGTGTTCCTGATTCACGTGACGCTGCTCTCGCGCGATCGCGACATCCGGCATCGCGTGCGCGGCATGTTGCGCGTGCTCGCATTCCTGTACGGGCCGCGCCGCGGGCTTTTCCCTCGCATCGCCGGCGAATGGCTGAGCTTTTTCCGGCCCGGCTTCCATCCGTGGGACCACGACAACCGCCATCACCTTGCGCGCGTCGACGCGCTCGTCGCCGCATACGGCGACCACGACGGCGCGTCGGCCGGCCGTGGCCGCGCGAACCCGCTCGCGCCGCTCGCATCCGGGCGTTGA
- a CDS encoding helix-turn-helix transcriptional regulator — protein MEHIPSPAIALRRYDTCEASDVHDFHQVVLGIDGAMVMAVDGVGQRIDRHAAWLIPAGARHEYAGLGENRQLVLDLPAASLAVPQRLFERARAVAIDPALTSLVAQVAAAAAALDEPARDAGHAHRFQWQAAARLCDALLGDAGLAAPAGGLDFTRIDRWLRARLAEPLRIADLAAHCGYGMRRFHQLFVDAFGETPHRYLQRLRLDAAVVLLADGRHPLVDIAGMVGFADQSTFTHAFTKRFGVAPGRWRGERH, from the coding sequence ATGGAGCACATCCCGTCCCCCGCGATCGCGCTGCGCCGTTACGACACGTGCGAAGCGTCCGACGTGCACGACTTTCATCAGGTCGTGCTCGGCATCGACGGCGCGATGGTGATGGCGGTGGACGGCGTCGGCCAGCGCATCGACCGGCACGCGGCGTGGCTGATCCCGGCCGGCGCGCGCCACGAATACGCAGGCCTCGGCGAGAACCGCCAGCTCGTGCTCGATCTGCCCGCCGCGTCGCTCGCGGTGCCGCAGCGGCTGTTCGAGCGCGCGCGGGCCGTGGCGATCGATCCGGCGCTGACGTCGCTCGTCGCGCAGGTCGCGGCGGCGGCGGCCGCGCTCGACGAGCCGGCTCGCGACGCGGGGCATGCGCATCGCTTCCAGTGGCAGGCTGCCGCGCGCCTGTGCGACGCGCTGCTCGGCGACGCCGGCCTCGCCGCGCCCGCGGGCGGCCTCGATTTCACGCGCATCGATCGCTGGCTGCGCGCGCGGCTCGCGGAGCCGCTGCGCATCGCCGATCTCGCCGCGCACTGCGGCTACGGAATGCGCCGGTTTCATCAACTGTTCGTCGACGCGTTCGGCGAAACCCCGCATCGCTATCTGCAACGGCTGCGGCTCGACGCCGCCGTCGTGCTGCTCGCAGACGGCCGGCACCCGCTCGTCGACATCGCCGGGATGGTCGGCTTCGCCGACCAGAGCACGTTCACGCACGCGTTCACTAAGCGCTTCGGCGTCGCGCCCGGGCGCTGGCGCGGCGAACGGCACTGA
- a CDS encoding metallophosphoesterase, with translation MSPSLCRHPANSAGRDFVVGDLHGCVDVLRALLHDVRFDPASDRLFSVGDLVDRGPASETALELLDRPWCHVVRGNHEEVLSLVSRGKLPADAWRGIGGDWGAELPPDRLHAHAARVDALPLVRVIGDGPARFNVLHAEFFGPDAELDTGSYAHDVRERLIWGRDLVQGLVDPAVQAGLSLTCTGHTPVRAPQRIGAQWFIDTGAFAPSGRLTIVEPRTGRTWSLSQADARARHAGDLPLP, from the coding sequence ATGAGCCCTTCCCTCTGCCGCCATCCCGCCAATTCGGCGGGCCGCGATTTCGTCGTCGGCGATCTGCACGGCTGCGTGGACGTGCTGCGCGCGCTGCTGCACGACGTCCGCTTCGATCCGGCCAGCGACCGGCTGTTCTCGGTCGGCGATCTCGTCGATCGCGGGCCCGCGTCCGAAACCGCGCTCGAGCTGCTCGACCGCCCGTGGTGCCATGTCGTGCGCGGCAATCACGAAGAGGTGCTGAGCCTCGTGTCGCGCGGCAAGCTGCCGGCCGACGCGTGGCGCGGAATCGGCGGCGACTGGGGCGCCGAGCTGCCGCCGGACCGGCTGCACGCGCATGCGGCGCGCGTCGACGCGCTGCCGCTCGTACGCGTGATCGGCGACGGGCCCGCGCGCTTCAACGTGCTGCATGCGGAATTCTTCGGACCGGACGCCGAGCTCGATACGGGCAGCTATGCGCACGACGTGCGCGAACGGCTGATCTGGGGCCGCGACCTGGTGCAGGGGCTCGTCGATCCGGCCGTGCAGGCCGGACTGTCGCTGACCTGCACCGGCCACACGCCGGTGCGCGCGCCGCAGCGCATCGGCGCGCAATGGTTCATCGACACCGGCGCGTTCGCGCCGTCGGGACGACTGACGATCGTCGAGCCGCGCACGGGCCGTACATGGTCGCTGTCGCAGGCGGATGCGCGCGCGCGTCATGCGGGCGACCTGCCGCTGCCATAG
- a CDS encoding winged helix-turn-helix transcriptional regulator, with protein MAKQKSLADSPCPVARATDIVGDRWALLIVRDAFDGVRRFGDFRASLGVASNILSDRLRMLVDAGVFEVVPASDGSAYQEYALTKKGEGLFPVIVMLRQWGEANLFERGEPHSVLVERKTGRAIRKLALRHDDGRPLKAAETMVRKVADGNGATRG; from the coding sequence ATGGCCAAACAGAAAAGCCTTGCGGATTCGCCGTGCCCGGTCGCGCGCGCAACCGATATCGTCGGCGATCGCTGGGCATTGTTGATCGTGCGCGACGCGTTCGACGGCGTGCGCCGGTTCGGCGATTTCCGTGCGAGCCTCGGCGTCGCGAGCAACATCCTGTCGGACCGGCTCAGAATGCTGGTGGACGCGGGCGTGTTCGAAGTGGTGCCGGCGTCCGACGGCAGCGCGTATCAGGAGTACGCGTTGACGAAGAAGGGTGAAGGGCTGTTTCCGGTGATCGTGATGCTGCGGCAGTGGGGCGAAGCGAACCTGTTCGAGCGAGGGGAGCCGCATTCGGTGCTGGTCGAACGCAAGACGGGCCGTGCGATCCGCAAGCTCGCGCTGCGGCACGACGATGGCCGGCCGTTGAAGGCGGCGGAGACGATGGTGCGGAAAGTGGCGGACGGCAACGGCGCGACGCGCGGATAA
- a CDS encoding MFS transporter: MESSCRTAAAPNATAGAAGPAGVTRVAKTLVALLAVCCAASVANVYYAQPLLDSIARDFGVSQAAVGGVITATQLGCALALLFVVPLGDLLDRKRLLAIQLLLLTAACIGVAVSSTRIALLAGMVALGLLGTAMTQGLIACSAALASTGERGRVVGAAQGGVVIGLLAARSFAGVVTDIAGWRAVYLMSGALAIAMLVALVRLLPDANAPRARIGYAALLRSMATLLRTERVLRVRGAIALLMFAAFSIFWSALVLPLGAPPHSMSHTQIGAFGLVGALGAAAAARAGRLADRGLGETTTGAALALLAFSWLPLAFAGTSIALLVVGIVLLDVGGQAVHVVNQSMIVGARPDAHARLVGCYMLFYSAGSGLGAIVSTATYAHAGWVGVCGLGAAVSVAALIVWAATRGRA, translated from the coding sequence ATGGAATCGTCATGTCGAACAGCCGCCGCACCGAACGCGACAGCGGGTGCAGCCGGCCCGGCCGGCGTCACGCGCGTCGCCAAGACGCTCGTCGCGCTTTTGGCGGTGTGCTGCGCGGCGAGCGTCGCGAACGTGTACTACGCGCAGCCGCTGCTCGATTCGATCGCGCGCGATTTCGGCGTATCGCAGGCGGCGGTCGGCGGCGTCATCACCGCAACGCAACTCGGCTGCGCGCTCGCGCTGCTGTTCGTCGTGCCGCTCGGCGACCTGCTCGATCGCAAGCGGCTGCTCGCAATTCAGCTTCTGCTGTTGACTGCCGCATGCATCGGCGTGGCGGTTTCGTCGACGCGCATCGCATTGCTGGCCGGCATGGTCGCACTCGGTTTGCTCGGCACCGCGATGACGCAAGGCCTGATCGCGTGCTCTGCCGCACTTGCGTCTACCGGCGAGCGCGGTCGCGTGGTCGGCGCCGCGCAGGGCGGCGTCGTGATCGGCCTGCTGGCCGCGCGCTCGTTCGCGGGCGTGGTCACGGATATTGCGGGCTGGCGCGCGGTATATCTGATGTCGGGCGCGCTCGCGATCGCGATGCTCGTCGCGCTCGTACGGCTGCTGCCCGATGCGAACGCGCCGCGCGCGCGTATCGGCTACGCTGCGCTGCTGCGCTCGATGGCGACGCTGCTGCGCACCGAACGTGTACTGCGCGTGCGCGGTGCGATCGCGCTATTGATGTTCGCTGCATTCAGCATCTTCTGGAGCGCGCTCGTGCTGCCGCTTGGCGCGCCGCCGCATTCGATGTCGCATACGCAGATCGGCGCATTCGGGCTGGTCGGCGCATTGGGCGCGGCCGCGGCGGCCCGCGCGGGGCGGCTCGCGGATCGCGGGCTCGGCGAAACGACAACGGGCGCCGCGCTCGCGCTGCTCGCGTTTTCGTGGCTGCCGCTCGCGTTTGCCGGCACGTCGATCGCGCTGCTGGTCGTCGGTATCGTGCTGCTCGACGTCGGCGGCCAGGCCGTTCATGTCGTGAACCAGAGCATGATCGTCGGCGCGCGACCCGACGCGCATGCGCGCCTCGTCGGCTGCTACATGCTGTTCTATTCGGCCGGCAGCGGGCTCGGTGCGATCGTGTCGACGGCGACGTATGCGCACGCCGGGTGGGTCGGCGTGTGCGGACTCGGCGCGGCGGTCAGCGTCGCCGCGTTGATCGTATGGGCCGCGACACGCGGGCGGGCATGA
- a CDS encoding MFS transporter yields the protein MDTTSSSTAFPPALARLVATVSIGFVVTQLDVTIVNIALARVAADLHLPIAGLQWVVDAYTLAFAVLMLSAGALGERFGARRLYVAGLVLFALASLACGAAVAPAMLIAARALQGVGAAAMLPNSLALLNDACRHDPRVRARAVGWWTAAGSISIAAGPVVGGLLIAAWGWRGIFLVNLPLCAAGLAATFASVPARRVTPAPAAPARAAMPARSASTLDVRGQLVAIAMLTALTAAVIEWRPLGFAHPVVAGGFALAAFAAAAFVALESRTATPMLPLSLFRRRTFSAAVLFGICVNLTYYGTVFVLALYLQRVRGESALQAGLAFLPLTGGFLLSNLASGRAVARYGPRAPMVAGALVAALGYGSLYFANAATPLPLLLVPFLLIPAGMGFAVPAMTTAVLASVAPERAGIASAVLNTARQAGGAIGVAAFGALAGGSARQTVEGLHVETAVSAALLVAAASLAMLVRADAHQGTSDAQRTVSAAD from the coding sequence ATGGACACGACCAGCTCTTCCACCGCCTTCCCGCCCGCGCTTGCGCGCCTCGTCGCGACCGTCAGCATCGGCTTCGTCGTCACGCAGCTCGACGTGACGATCGTCAACATCGCGCTCGCGCGCGTGGCCGCCGACCTGCATCTGCCGATCGCCGGGCTGCAGTGGGTCGTCGATGCGTACACGCTCGCGTTCGCGGTGCTGATGCTGTCGGCCGGCGCGCTCGGCGAACGCTTCGGCGCGCGCCGGCTGTACGTCGCGGGCCTCGTGCTGTTCGCGCTCGCGTCGCTCGCATGCGGCGCCGCCGTCGCCCCGGCGATGCTGATCGCGGCGCGCGCGCTGCAGGGCGTCGGCGCGGCCGCAATGCTGCCGAATTCGCTCGCGCTGCTCAACGACGCATGCCGGCACGATCCTCGCGTGCGGGCGCGCGCGGTCGGCTGGTGGACCGCGGCAGGCTCGATTTCGATTGCGGCGGGACCGGTCGTCGGCGGCCTGCTGATCGCCGCATGGGGCTGGCGCGGCATCTTTCTCGTGAACCTGCCGCTCTGTGCGGCCGGACTCGCGGCCACATTCGCATCGGTCCCCGCCCGGCGCGTCACGCCTGCACCCGCGGCACCGGCGCGTGCCGCAATGCCGGCACGCTCGGCAAGCACGCTGGACGTGCGCGGCCAGCTCGTCGCGATCGCGATGCTGACCGCGCTCACCGCCGCCGTGATCGAGTGGCGGCCGCTCGGCTTCGCGCATCCAGTCGTCGCCGGCGGGTTCGCGCTCGCGGCGTTCGCCGCGGCCGCCTTCGTCGCGCTCGAGTCTCGCACCGCGACGCCGATGCTGCCGCTGTCGCTGTTCCGCCGACGCACGTTCAGCGCGGCCGTGCTGTTCGGGATCTGCGTGAACCTCACGTATTACGGCACCGTATTCGTGCTGGCGCTGTACCTGCAGCGCGTGCGCGGCGAATCGGCGTTGCAGGCCGGCCTCGCGTTCCTGCCGCTGACGGGCGGCTTCCTGCTGTCGAATCTCGCGAGCGGCCGTGCGGTCGCACGTTACGGCCCGCGCGCGCCGATGGTCGCGGGTGCGCTCGTCGCCGCGCTCGGCTACGGCTCGCTGTATTTCGCCAACGCAGCGACGCCGCTGCCGCTGCTGCTCGTACCATTCCTGCTGATCCCCGCCGGCATGGGCTTCGCCGTGCCGGCGATGACGACGGCCGTGCTCGCATCGGTCGCACCGGAACGCGCGGGCATCGCGTCGGCCGTGCTGAACACTGCACGGCAGGCCGGCGGCGCGATCGGCGTCGCCGCGTTCGGCGCGCTCGCGGGCGGCAGCGCGCGGCAAACCGTCGAGGGGCTGCATGTCGAAACCGCGGTGTCTGCCGCACTGCTGGTCGCGGCTGCATCGCTCGCGATGCTCGTCAGGGCCGACGCGCATCAGGGCACATCGGATGCGCAACGGACGGTATCGGCGGCCGATTGA
- a CDS encoding RES family NAD+ phosphorylase, whose translation MTIPTDAQHWPTTTVDWAPAYRVIPTRFPAINLFDRVASAEDFDALYALESLTNDRIRQEVGTLDLVPPAERRYGQGWGPIMAAFTHLNPQGSRFSDGSYGVFYCGRSRDTAIAETRYHSGLFLAATREQPMRQQMRLYTVYAHGDVADVRTWPQRNPALLDPLDYSAGQALGRAVRHAGGAGIVYPSVRDPGGECLAAFRTTLLRDCHHAAYLEYNWNGTAIDAVFELNQVG comes from the coding sequence GTGACGATCCCGACCGATGCGCAACACTGGCCCACGACCACCGTCGACTGGGCGCCCGCCTATCGCGTGATTCCTACTCGTTTTCCGGCCATCAACCTGTTCGACCGCGTCGCGTCCGCCGAGGACTTCGATGCGCTGTACGCGCTCGAATCGCTGACCAACGACCGCATCCGGCAGGAAGTCGGCACGCTCGACCTCGTGCCGCCGGCCGAGCGCCGCTACGGGCAGGGCTGGGGGCCGATCATGGCCGCGTTCACGCACCTGAATCCGCAGGGCAGCCGCTTTTCAGACGGCAGCTACGGTGTGTTCTACTGCGGCCGCTCGCGCGACACGGCGATCGCCGAAACGCGATATCACAGCGGGCTGTTCCTGGCCGCGACGCGAGAGCAGCCGATGCGTCAGCAGATGCGGCTCTACACCGTGTACGCGCACGGCGACGTCGCCGACGTGCGCACGTGGCCGCAGCGCAATCCTGCGTTGCTCGATCCGCTCGATTACAGCGCCGGACAGGCGCTCGGCCGTGCGGTGCGCCATGCGGGCGGCGCGGGGATCGTCTATCCGTCGGTGCGCGACCCGGGCGGCGAATGTCTCGCCGCGTTTCGCACGACGCTGCTGCGCGATTGTCATCACGCGGCATACCTCGAATACAACTGGAACGGCACCGCGATCGATGCCGTGTTCGAGCTGAACCAGGTCGGCTAG
- a CDS encoding FKBP-type peptidyl-prolyl cis-trans isomerase, with protein sequence MSVTTTASGLEIEDLTEGTGAEAQAGKTVSVHYTGWLTDGQKFDSSKDRNDPFAFVLGGGMVIKGWDEGVQGMKVGGVRRLTIPPQLGYGPRGAGGVIPPNATLVFEVELLDV encoded by the coding sequence ATGTCTGTCACCACGACCGCATCGGGCCTCGAGATCGAGGATCTGACCGAAGGCACCGGCGCGGAAGCGCAAGCCGGCAAGACCGTCAGCGTCCATTACACGGGCTGGCTGACCGACGGTCAGAAATTCGACTCGAGCAAGGACCGCAACGACCCGTTCGCGTTTGTGCTCGGCGGCGGCATGGTCATCAAGGGCTGGGACGAAGGCGTGCAGGGGATGAAGGTCGGCGGCGTGCGTCGCCTGACGATCCCGCCGCAACTCGGCTACGGCCCGCGCGGCGCCGGCGGCGTGATTCCGCCGAACGCGACGCTCGTGTTCGAAGTCGAACTGCTCGACGTCTGA
- a CDS encoding sigma-54 dependent transcriptional regulator — protein MVARSPDANGTAAPEMPLVSVTAPEAGRKLFVIMRSPDEPLLAQLRELGWEIAVAKTAGAAQNMTSGVNVAAGLIDFTGFTSRDYPALKACLSQPAIGWISVAQAGITISAAVRELIRSYCFDYVTLPLPYEWISHVLGHARGMAALDRVDGAAYAASIGEHGMIGNCEAMQQLFSTIRKVAKTDASVFISGESGTGKELTALAIHERSARGKGPFVAINCGAIPHHLLQSELFGYERGAFTGANQRRAGRIESANGGTLFLDEIGDMPVESQASLLRFLQEGKIERLGGQESIPVDVRIISATHVDLDGAVEAGRFRADLYHRLCVLRIHEPPLRARGKDIEILAHYVLQKYKADSGRKISGFTSAALDAMRRYEWPGNVRELINRVRRAIVMAESRLLTPHDLGLETPGETEPVTLEQARSLAERTAIENALLRNDHRINKAAAELGISRVTLYRMMIEHGLNDHDNNGDNGGKDGSPSGDADHQRVG, from the coding sequence ATGGTTGCAAGGTCACCCGACGCAAACGGAACGGCGGCGCCCGAGATGCCGCTCGTGTCCGTTACCGCTCCCGAGGCCGGACGCAAGCTGTTCGTGATCATGCGTTCGCCGGACGAGCCGTTGCTGGCGCAACTGCGCGAGCTCGGCTGGGAGATCGCGGTCGCGAAGACGGCCGGCGCCGCGCAGAACATGACGTCCGGCGTGAACGTCGCGGCCGGGCTCATCGACTTCACGGGCTTCACGTCGCGCGACTATCCGGCGCTGAAGGCGTGCCTGAGCCAGCCGGCGATCGGCTGGATTTCCGTCGCGCAGGCCGGCATCACGATCAGTGCTGCCGTGCGCGAACTGATCCGCAGCTATTGTTTCGATTACGTGACGCTGCCGTTGCCGTACGAATGGATTTCGCACGTGCTCGGCCACGCACGCGGAATGGCCGCGCTCGATCGCGTCGACGGCGCGGCTTACGCGGCGTCGATCGGCGAGCACGGAATGATCGGCAACTGCGAGGCGATGCAGCAGCTGTTCAGCACGATCCGCAAGGTCGCGAAAACCGATGCGAGCGTGTTCATCTCGGGCGAGTCGGGCACCGGCAAGGAACTGACCGCGCTCGCGATCCACGAGCGCTCGGCGCGCGGCAAGGGGCCGTTCGTCGCGATCAACTGCGGCGCGATTCCTCATCACCTGCTGCAGTCGGAGCTGTTCGGCTATGAGCGCGGCGCGTTCACCGGCGCAAACCAGCGGCGCGCGGGCCGGATCGAATCGGCGAACGGCGGCACGCTGTTTCTCGACGAGATCGGCGACATGCCGGTCGAAAGCCAGGCGAGCCTGCTGCGCTTCCTGCAGGAAGGGAAGATCGAGCGGCTCGGCGGCCAGGAGTCGATTCCGGTCGACGTGCGGATCATCTCGGCCACGCACGTGGACCTCGACGGGGCGGTCGAGGCCGGCCGCTTCCGCGCGGACCTCTATCACCGGCTCTGCGTGCTGCGTATTCACGAGCCGCCGCTGCGCGCGCGCGGCAAGGACATCGAGATCCTCGCGCATTACGTGCTGCAGAAATACAAGGCCGACAGCGGCCGCAAGATCAGCGGCTTCACGTCGGCCGCGCTCGACGCGATGCGCCGCTACGAGTGGCCGGGCAACGTGCGCGAACTCATCAATCGCGTGCGCCGCGCGATCGTGATGGCCGAGAGCCGGCTGCTGACGCCGCACGATCTCGGGCTCGAGACGCCGGGCGAAACCGAACCCGTGACGCTCGAACAGGCGCGTTCGCTTGCGGAGCGCACCGCGATCGAGAACGCGCTGCTGCGCAACGATCACCGGATCAACAAGGCCGCCGCCGAGCTCGGCATCTCCCGCGTGACGCTCTACCGGATGATGATCGAGCACGGGCTCAACGATCACGACAACAACGGCGACAACGGCGGAAAGGACGGCTCCCCGTCCGGCGACGCCGACCACCAGCGGGTCGGGTGA
- a CDS encoding DUF1345 domain-containing protein, whose product MTLYPQVLRNRPRMVAAFAAGVLCALLLPVPSRPTVRALIGWDCAVWLYLALMWVRMVSAHHHNVRDIAIREDENATTVLTVVCLATVASVAAIAIELATAKSVGFRAGLGHYAVTGATLFGAWFLIPTIFTLHYARLYYGSPSSDRPLRFPDSQPEPDYWDFLYFAFTIAVASQTADVSLANRSARRAVLAQSILSFYFNMAVLGLSINVAAGLLS is encoded by the coding sequence ATGACGCTTTATCCGCAGGTATTACGCAACCGGCCGCGCATGGTCGCCGCCTTCGCCGCGGGCGTGCTGTGCGCGCTGTTGCTGCCGGTTCCGTCGAGGCCGACGGTGCGTGCGCTGATTGGCTGGGACTGCGCGGTGTGGCTGTATCTCGCGCTGATGTGGGTGCGCATGGTCAGCGCGCATCATCATAACGTGCGCGACATAGCGATCCGCGAAGACGAGAATGCGACGACCGTGCTGACTGTCGTGTGTCTCGCGACGGTCGCGAGCGTCGCCGCGATCGCGATCGAGCTCGCCACTGCGAAGAGCGTGGGGTTTCGCGCAGGGCTCGGCCATTACGCGGTCACGGGCGCGACGTTATTCGGCGCGTGGTTCCTGATCCCGACGATATTCACGCTGCACTATGCGCGGCTTTACTACGGTTCGCCGAGCAGCGACCGACCGCTGCGTTTTCCCGACAGTCAGCCGGAGCCCGATTACTGGGATTTCCTGTATTTCGCGTTCACGATCGCGGTCGCGTCGCAGACGGCCGACGTGTCGCTCGCGAACCGCTCCGCGCGACGCGCGGTGCTCGCACAGTCGATCCTGTCGTTCTACTTCAACATGGCCGTGCTCGGGCTGTCGATCAACGTCGCGGCGGGGCTGCTGAGCTGA
- a CDS encoding MbcA/ParS/Xre antitoxin family protein, with protein MSQPAFDPHSASPQASVAQMSAAGLRAFFNIARDWELTIDEQIVLLGSPGRSTFFKWKAAPESARLPRDTLERLSLLLGIYKSLQILLPQPAAADTWVRRPNDAAPFGGKRALDRMLAGNVGDLVAVRQYLDAMRGGWA; from the coding sequence ATGTCACAACCCGCCTTCGATCCGCATTCCGCCTCGCCGCAGGCCTCGGTCGCGCAGATGTCGGCGGCCGGCCTGCGAGCGTTCTTCAACATCGCGCGCGACTGGGAGCTGACGATCGACGAGCAGATCGTGCTGCTCGGGTCGCCCGGCCGGTCGACGTTTTTCAAGTGGAAGGCGGCGCCAGAGTCCGCGCGCCTGCCGCGCGATACGCTCGAGCGGCTGTCGCTATTGCTGGGCATCTACAAGTCGCTGCAGATCCTGCTGCCGCAGCCCGCTGCGGCCGACACCTGGGTCAGGCGGCCGAACGACGCCGCACCGTTCGGCGGCAAGCGCGCGCTCGACCGGATGCTTGCCGGCAATGTCGGCGACCTGGTCGCCGTGCGCCAATACCTCGATGCGATGCGGGGTGGCTGGGCGTGA
- a CDS encoding ABC transporter substrate-binding protein produces MKRLIAAVSIALLAVSAGPAAAKDWTTLRFGTDASYAPFESKAPDGKLVGFDIDLGNEICARLKAKCVWLENDFDGMIPALKAKKFDAVLSSMSITAQRAEQIGFTTKIYNQPTRLVVKKGSPLLPTAESLKGKSIGVEQGTTQEAYAKTYWAKQGANVVSYQNQDGVYADLTAGRLDAALQDEVQAAIGFLKSPRGAGYQFVGPELVDEKVLGVGAGIGLRKEDTDLKAKIDRAILDMVKDGTYKRLASKYFDFDIYGG; encoded by the coding sequence ATGAAGAGACTGATTGCCGCCGTTTCGATCGCCCTGCTTGCGGTATCGGCAGGCCCCGCCGCCGCGAAGGACTGGACCACGCTGCGCTTCGGCACCGACGCCAGCTACGCACCGTTCGAATCGAAGGCGCCCGACGGCAAGCTCGTCGGCTTCGACATCGATCTCGGCAACGAGATCTGCGCGCGGCTGAAAGCGAAGTGCGTGTGGCTCGAGAACGATTTCGACGGGATGATCCCGGCGCTGAAGGCGAAAAAATTCGACGCGGTGCTGTCGTCGATGTCGATCACCGCGCAGCGGGCCGAGCAGATCGGCTTCACGACGAAGATCTACAACCAGCCGACGCGCCTCGTCGTGAAAAAGGGTTCGCCGCTGTTGCCGACCGCCGAATCGCTGAAGGGCAAGTCGATCGGCGTCGAACAGGGCACGACGCAGGAAGCGTATGCGAAGACGTACTGGGCGAAGCAGGGTGCGAACGTCGTGTCGTACCAGAACCAGGACGGCGTGTATGCGGATCTCACGGCGGGCCGCCTCGACGCGGCGCTGCAGGACGAGGTGCAGGCCGCGATCGGATTCCTGAAGTCGCCGCGCGGCGCGGGCTACCAGTTCGTCGGGCCCGAGCTCGTCGACGAGAAGGTGCTCGGCGTCGGCGCCGGCATCGGTCTGCGCAAGGAAGACACCGACCTGAAGGCGAAGATCGATCGCGCGATCCTCGACATGGTCAAGGACGGCACCTACAAGCGGCTCGCGTCGAAGTACTTCGACTTCGACATCTACGGCGGCTGA